The proteins below are encoded in one region of Cytophagales bacterium:
- a CDS encoding SdiA-regulated domain-containing protein — MSRLILAIPILIVWATLSSSCGSNTAFGQRADSLFLVNAQSEIYYDLKQPEQKYFLPYVLSEVSGLTWVREHTVATVEDEGGKVYLYDFSQRKIVQAVRFAKPGDFEGVEMVGNKIYALKSSGDLYHFKLSEERELVGKKIETPLSRANDTEGLGYDPVTNRLLIACKEDGDIKGHNAKGKAIYAFDVEKEKLKKEARFEISSKDLKKFFEKNKSSEYDDEKIKFEPSGIAFHPVEKTFYILASVGKLLVVLNQDGSIRATYPIAPRVLNQPEGICFAPNGDLYISSEGEGDKGYILKFPMKMRTK; from the coding sequence ATGTCTCGACTAATACTAGCCATACCAATTCTCATCGTCTGGGCCACACTATCGAGCAGCTGTGGCAGCAATACTGCGTTTGGGCAACGAGCAGATAGTCTGTTTCTCGTTAACGCTCAAAGTGAGATTTATTATGATCTGAAGCAGCCAGAACAAAAATATTTTCTGCCCTATGTCCTTTCTGAAGTATCAGGTTTGACCTGGGTGCGGGAGCATACCGTTGCAACGGTTGAGGATGAAGGTGGTAAAGTTTATTTGTACGACTTCAGCCAGCGTAAAATTGTCCAGGCCGTTCGCTTCGCAAAACCCGGAGATTTTGAAGGAGTAGAGATGGTGGGGAATAAGATCTACGCCTTGAAGAGTAGCGGTGACCTGTATCATTTCAAACTTTCAGAAGAAAGAGAGTTGGTAGGTAAAAAAATAGAGACCCCACTTTCCCGAGCTAATGATACCGAGGGATTGGGATATGATCCGGTGACCAATAGACTACTCATCGCATGTAAGGAAGATGGTGACATCAAAGGGCATAATGCAAAGGGCAAGGCGATTTATGCTTTTGACGTGGAGAAAGAAAAGTTGAAAAAGGAAGCTCGTTTTGAGATAAGTTCGAAAGACCTCAAAAAATTCTTTGAGAAGAACAAGTCGAGTGAATATGACGATGAAAAAATAAAGTTTGAGCCCTCAGGTATCGCGTTCCATCCTGTTGAGAAGACTTTTTACATACTCGCTTCTGTAGGTAAACTGTTGGTCGTGTTGAATCAGGATGGCAGCATTCGTGCTACTTATCCGATCGCCCCACGAGTACTCAATCAACCGGAGGGAATATGTTTTGCTCCCAATGGCGATCTGTACATCAGCAGTGAGGGAGAAGGGGATAAGGGCTATATTTTGAAGTTTCCAATGAAAATGAGGACTAAATGA
- a CDS encoding DUF5706 domain-containing protein, producing METTILNKAKEKATYILREELSEDITYHTLNHTEFVVSAARKIGAGEGLSENELELLELAAWFHDTGYSKSIDNHEEASTSIAREFLTNEAFPEGKIQIVEQCILATRMPQSPKQLIEEVLCDADLSHLGGDDFFDRSEALCNEINKLHGENMASGEWLQKNRDFLSDHAYFTAYAKEHYGEVKAANLKTVKKRLKSMKKSNEEEKLQQKIEELKVKVKQAKELTPTRGIETMFRLTSKNHLELSSIADNKANIMISINTLILSIMISVLFRKLEEYPHMVVPSIILTLVCLATIVIGIIATRPNISKGVFTRDNIRNKETNLLFFGNFHSMKLEDYEWAMKEMLKDADYLYSSLIRDIYFLGKVLGTKYRMLRLAYTVFMFGFVASVIAFIIAELFFKAPYPY from the coding sequence ATGGAAACAACCATCCTGAACAAGGCGAAAGAGAAAGCGACTTACATTCTACGTGAAGAGCTTTCTGAGGACATCACCTACCACACGTTGAACCATACGGAATTTGTGGTGAGTGCGGCACGTAAAATTGGTGCAGGAGAAGGCCTTTCAGAAAATGAATTGGAACTGTTGGAATTAGCTGCATGGTTCCATGATACGGGTTACAGTAAGTCCATTGATAACCATGAAGAAGCCAGCACCAGTATTGCCCGGGAATTTTTGACTAATGAAGCTTTTCCTGAAGGCAAAATCCAGATTGTGGAGCAGTGTATTCTGGCCACTCGCATGCCCCAGTCACCCAAGCAATTGATCGAAGAAGTACTGTGCGATGCGGACCTGAGCCACCTTGGAGGGGATGATTTTTTTGACCGTTCCGAAGCTTTATGCAATGAGATCAACAAGCTGCATGGAGAAAATATGGCTTCAGGAGAATGGTTGCAGAAAAATCGGGACTTCCTGAGTGATCATGCCTATTTCACGGCTTACGCCAAGGAACATTACGGCGAAGTAAAGGCGGCCAATCTGAAAACGGTTAAAAAGCGATTGAAATCGATGAAGAAATCCAATGAAGAAGAAAAGCTTCAACAAAAAATAGAGGAGTTAAAGGTCAAGGTAAAGCAGGCCAAAGAATTGACGCCTACTCGTGGGATCGAGACCATGTTTCGCCTGACTTCTAAAAACCACCTCGAACTAAGTTCGATCGCAGACAATAAGGCCAACATAATGATCTCCATCAATACGCTGATCTTGTCGATAATGATCTCCGTATTGTTTCGAAAATTAGAGGAATATCCCCACATGGTGGTCCCTTCTATCATTCTTACCCTGGTTTGCCTGGCCACCATTGTGATCGGTATCATTGCCACCCGACCTAACATCAGCAAAGGTGTTTTTACCAGAGATAATATCCGCAACAAAGAAACGAACCTCCTGTTCTTCGGAAATTTTCACAGCATGAAACTGGAAGACTATGAATGGGCGATGAAGGAAATGCTGAAAGACGCGGATTACCTCTACAGTAGTTTGATCCGTGACATCTACTTTCTTGGAAAAGTCCTGGGTACCAAATACCGCATGCTCCGTCTGGCATATACGGTCTTCATGTTTGGTTTCGTGGCTTCTGTGATTGCCTTTATCATTGCTGAGTTGTTCTTTAAGGCGCCTTATCCCTACTAG
- a CDS encoding carboxypeptidase regulatory-like domain-containing protein, with protein sequence MKKALRLFGAFCFALLLGNTAFGQGSTSSRITGRVTGGGDGTLPGATVLAVHTPTGFEYGTTTNVEGLFTLNNVNVGGPYEITISFVGFSDKKLSDIYLSLGQTETLDIELEESTIELESIVVSTGGLFDGNRTGSETKVSSDDINSLPTADRGLNDYLRLTPQAAVGNNGATNSGGISFAGVNNRFNAIFIDGAVNNDVFGLANSGTNGGQAGISPISPDALEQIQVVLAPYDVTLGGFAGGGINAVTRSGTNKFEGSAYYFLRNESLAGKTPTDDDNVERTKLDPFTAQTYGFRLGGPLIKNKLFFFTNVEIQRDESPRPFVSSAWNGDSGAGIDGVLEDIRQKLINDFNYDPGGFRDNPQTTDGEKVLFKLDWNINQNHKLSARHSYVKGTTEIHPTPNSNRVTFGNVGYNFPSTTNSTAIELKSNLGPNASNNLILGATIVRDDRELLGDPFPQIIIPDGSADIVVGTDNFSYSNIVFQDVYTLTNNFNLYKGKHTWTFGTHNEFFKVQNLFTIFSTPRYEYFFDGVNRFLADENPDLILFGHEQLADGQTNIRFGDEAENLGPTFNALQMAFYVQDEIQVSPDFKLTLGLRADIPVFLEDAPLENVDFNTNTVPVLESLYDLEGAQASNTPNTQVLFSPRIGFNWDASGDKTTQLRGGVGVFTSRVPWVWPGGMYIRNGLNSAFNVLVFSGEPIYSTPQEWVNNLSSSVSPAGDVDLFSDNFKYPQILRASAAVDHKLPGGIETTAEFTFTKTLNNIFVRQVNLRPSVGRITVPGAGNRPAFDFGSPVDPTYTNITHVSNTSQGYTFNFSAQASKSFSNGLDASVAYSFTRADALFDGTGFINNTNWENILSVRGNNNPSVGRSVFDAGSRITAFLNYRKEYLGNFATGISLFYTGRDGAPYTYVYANNISDLSGSLDYNDLLYVPVNADDITFIPQLDGDNNVIASADQQWSAFNSFIENDDYLSERRGQFVEQNRVRTPFEHIIDLKLTQDFYITQGDTRHAMQVSFDIFNFTNFLNKDWGRRYFVGGNTFPLLTPVFDSGALQGFQFNDPGDPYDIVQAGTYSSRWIAQLGVRYSF encoded by the coding sequence ATGAAGAAAGCATTACGATTATTTGGAGCATTTTGCTTTGCTCTGTTGCTTGGGAATACTGCCTTTGGTCAGGGTTCCACTTCCTCCAGGATTACAGGTCGCGTCACAGGTGGTGGCGATGGCACCTTACCCGGAGCAACTGTATTGGCGGTTCATACGCCTACAGGATTTGAGTATGGAACTACGACCAATGTCGAGGGGCTGTTCACGCTTAATAACGTGAATGTTGGAGGTCCTTATGAAATCACCATCTCTTTCGTTGGATTTTCGGACAAGAAACTCAGTGACATTTATTTGTCGTTGGGACAAACCGAGACACTGGACATTGAACTCGAAGAATCTACCATTGAGCTGGAAAGTATTGTCGTCAGTACCGGTGGTTTGTTTGATGGCAATCGTACGGGTTCTGAGACCAAAGTTTCTTCCGATGATATCAATAGCCTTCCTACTGCAGATCGTGGTTTGAATGATTATTTGAGATTGACTCCTCAGGCAGCGGTAGGAAACAATGGCGCAACCAACAGCGGAGGTATTTCATTTGCCGGGGTAAACAACCGATTCAATGCCATCTTTATCGATGGTGCGGTAAACAATGACGTGTTTGGTTTGGCCAACTCGGGTACCAATGGCGGTCAGGCTGGTATTTCACCGATCAGCCCTGATGCACTTGAGCAGATCCAGGTTGTACTGGCTCCTTATGATGTGACCCTCGGAGGTTTCGCAGGTGGTGGGATCAATGCGGTGACCAGAAGCGGTACTAACAAATTTGAAGGATCGGCTTATTACTTCCTCAGAAATGAAAGCCTTGCTGGCAAAACACCAACGGATGACGATAATGTAGAAAGAACCAAGTTGGATCCTTTTACGGCTCAGACGTATGGATTCAGATTAGGTGGTCCGTTGATCAAAAACAAATTATTCTTCTTCACAAACGTGGAGATCCAAAGAGATGAGTCACCAAGACCTTTCGTGAGCAGTGCGTGGAATGGAGATTCAGGTGCAGGAATTGATGGTGTTTTGGAAGACATTCGTCAAAAACTGATCAATGACTTCAATTACGACCCGGGAGGGTTCCGTGATAATCCTCAGACCACCGATGGTGAGAAAGTATTGTTCAAACTAGATTGGAACATCAACCAGAATCATAAGCTTTCTGCAAGACACAGTTACGTAAAAGGAACGACTGAAATTCACCCAACGCCTAACAGTAACCGGGTTACTTTCGGTAATGTAGGATACAACTTCCCTTCTACGACCAATTCTACAGCCATTGAGTTGAAGAGTAACCTTGGGCCAAATGCTTCTAATAACCTGATCCTCGGTGCGACGATCGTTCGAGATGACAGAGAACTCCTGGGAGATCCATTTCCACAGATCATCATTCCTGATGGATCAGCGGATATTGTGGTTGGAACGGATAACTTCTCCTATTCCAATATTGTATTCCAGGATGTATACACGTTGACCAACAACTTTAACCTTTATAAAGGAAAGCACACCTGGACATTTGGTACACACAATGAGTTCTTTAAAGTACAGAACCTGTTCACCATCTTCTCTACGCCTCGATATGAGTACTTCTTCGATGGTGTGAACCGCTTCCTGGCGGATGAAAATCCTGATCTGATCTTGTTTGGTCATGAGCAGTTGGCAGATGGACAAACTAACATCCGATTCGGAGATGAGGCAGAAAACCTCGGACCTACATTCAATGCTTTGCAAATGGCATTTTATGTGCAGGATGAGATCCAGGTAAGCCCTGATTTCAAATTGACCTTAGGTCTGCGTGCAGATATCCCGGTATTCCTGGAAGACGCTCCATTGGAAAATGTCGATTTCAACACCAACACAGTCCCTGTACTGGAGTCCTTGTATGATTTGGAAGGTGCGCAAGCAAGTAACACGCCCAACACGCAAGTATTGTTCTCGCCCAGAATTGGGTTCAATTGGGATGCTTCAGGAGACAAAACCACACAGCTACGAGGTGGTGTAGGAGTATTCACCAGCCGTGTTCCCTGGGTATGGCCAGGTGGTATGTACATCAGAAATGGTTTGAACAGTGCCTTCAATGTATTGGTATTCTCAGGTGAGCCGATATATTCTACTCCACAAGAGTGGGTGAATAACCTAAGCAGTTCTGTGAGCCCTGCAGGAGATGTGGATTTATTTTCTGATAACTTCAAGTACCCTCAGATTCTGAGAGCCAGTGCTGCAGTAGATCACAAATTGCCAGGTGGCATTGAAACGACAGCTGAGTTTACTTTCACCAAGACTCTGAACAACATTTTTGTACGTCAGGTAAACTTGCGACCAAGTGTGGGCCGAATTACGGTTCCTGGTGCTGGTAACCGACCGGCCTTCGATTTTGGTTCTCCGGTAGATCCTACTTACACCAACATTACGCACGTAAGTAACACCAGCCAGGGTTACACCTTCAACTTCAGTGCGCAAGCTTCCAAGAGCTTCAGCAACGGACTGGATGCAAGTGTGGCTTACTCTTTTACCAGGGCTGACGCTTTGTTTGATGGTACTGGATTCATCAACAACACCAACTGGGAGAATATCCTGAGTGTACGAGGAAACAACAATCCGTCTGTGGGAAGATCAGTATTTGATGCAGGTTCTCGAATCACTGCATTCCTGAACTATCGAAAAGAATACCTGGGTAATTTCGCTACAGGCATTTCCTTGTTCTATACGGGTCGTGATGGTGCGCCATATACTTACGTGTATGCGAACAATATTTCTGACTTGTCTGGTAGCCTGGATTACAACGATCTGTTGTATGTGCCAGTGAATGCAGATGATATTACTTTCATTCCTCAACTAGATGGGGACAACAATGTAATTGCTTCTGCTGATCAGCAGTGGTCGGCATTTAACAGCTTCATTGAGAACGATGATTACCTGAGTGAAAGAAGAGGTCAGTTCGTTGAGCAGAATCGAGTGAGAACGCCATTTGAGCACATCATCGATTTGAAATTGACACAGGATTTCTACATCACTCAAGGGGATACCAGACACGCGATGCAAGTATCCTTTGATATCTTCAACTTCACGAACTTCCTGAACAAGGATTGGGGAAGAAGATACTTCGTAGGTGGCAATACCTTCCCATTGTTGACACCTGTATTTGATTCAGGTGCACTGCAAGGATTCCAGTTCAATGATCCGGGAGATCCTTACGATATTGTACAAGCGGGTACTTATAGCTCAAGATGGATTGCCCAACTTGGTGTGAGATACAGCTTCTAA
- a CDS encoding BamA/TamA family outer membrane protein, with translation MTGKKILLIGSMMFVLNSLFAQDFSVFLMGDAGEPKFPEDKNLNFLKQKVANASEEDVLIFLGDNLYPKGLPDEEDPERAAMEKKLIPQLEIIKNFKGKSFIIPGNHDWAQGRRQGLNNVRNMERFVTAYTGKAEAFLPKNGCPGPEEIILSDKVTLIILDTQYFLHSQEKAREADGCEAPGTSEALELFEDMIVRNANKHIIVAAHHPLYTYGPHGGKYKFWKANLFPLTEAKSMKNLYIPLPGLGTIYWVNRAVIGNIQDIPNPKYKIIRNVLVDILKKADNVVWASGHEHSLQYITNENAHYVVSGSGSKTSHVVKGKGTQFYKKEQGFAEVAYEDAGAVELTFWSGESESEIYRKELYSKNVITDQQELANRPDYSTQKITIPASKQYGISKKASFWLGENYRKTWETPIEVPFFDVNKEYGGLEILKRGGGRQTLSLRMEAEDGKQYVLRSIEKDPSQLLPKTLRRSFAADFLQDQISSSHPYGALAVPKLADAAGVYHANPKLVYVPSDPAFGKFRYAFEEQMYLYEERPNDVAASAPFFGEGDDVKGTLDLLDKEIYEDNDNWIDQRFVLRSRMFDMLIGDWDRHDDQWRWVGKKNEDREGRRYRPIPRDRDQAFFVTDGLLPKLAASKWAVPSSEGFDEEVNWAPGLSWNMRWFDRSFINEPEWEDWDVVISDIQANVTDDIIDEAIKDLPKETYELTGPEIARILKVRREKLKTFARELYEYLSKEVEVVGTNKHEHFLVERLNDNETRVTVTKRTKDGDLKHRMYQRTFLHNETREIRLYGLGGQDVFDIEGDVRQSLKVRIIGGKKKDVINDQSTVKKGGKKTVVYDKIDKTVITYGKETKSKLSDNPEVNAYNRKGYVYDKTFPLISAQYNPDNGLYLGGGFFMWKEGWRKSPHASQHLLLANAAFAINSFNFKYDGKFFNVLGKAGLELLAEIQEPFFVSNFFGYGNETTWDFNGEDIASSEEDPIDFYRLETDRSIFRVGLLQPFGGRDRGLFRFGTLIRQAEVERDDNRFIDQIETGVDPDKVDRNHFYYGLDFGLKLDTRDNAAMTTQGIHLDAKLEHLWGLNNVSEDLTRVTGSFSFFTPIKYPARLVIANRVGVDHIFGNDFEFFNASQLGGWTNLRGFRRNRFYGQSAFYHNLDLRLKLFSFTTYIFPGQFGILAFQDVGRVWIEGENSDTWHVGRGIGAYIAPLDVTAISFNWTFTDEEDLFSVRFGWFF, from the coding sequence ATGACAGGGAAGAAGATCTTATTAATCGGGTCAATGATGTTTGTTTTGAACAGCCTTTTTGCTCAGGACTTTTCCGTTTTCCTGATGGGGGACGCGGGCGAACCCAAGTTTCCCGAAGACAAAAACCTGAATTTCCTCAAACAGAAAGTAGCCAATGCCTCGGAAGAAGACGTGCTGATCTTTTTGGGGGATAATTTGTATCCAAAGGGACTCCCTGATGAAGAAGATCCGGAACGTGCGGCGATGGAGAAGAAGCTCATTCCTCAGCTGGAGATCATCAAAAATTTCAAAGGCAAATCATTCATTATACCTGGCAATCATGATTGGGCACAAGGCCGTAGACAAGGGCTGAACAATGTGCGAAACATGGAGCGGTTTGTTACTGCCTATACTGGTAAGGCGGAAGCATTTCTTCCCAAGAATGGATGCCCGGGGCCTGAAGAGATCATTCTATCGGATAAGGTGACATTGATCATTTTAGATACACAATACTTTTTGCATTCACAGGAAAAGGCCCGTGAAGCTGATGGTTGTGAAGCACCGGGGACCAGCGAGGCATTAGAGTTATTCGAAGACATGATTGTCAGGAATGCGAATAAACACATCATTGTTGCGGCACATCACCCACTGTATACTTATGGCCCACATGGTGGAAAATACAAATTTTGGAAAGCCAACCTATTCCCGTTGACGGAAGCCAAGAGCATGAAGAACCTGTACATTCCTTTGCCGGGCTTAGGTACAATTTACTGGGTAAATCGGGCAGTGATTGGGAACATTCAGGATATTCCTAATCCCAAATACAAGATCATCAGAAATGTCCTTGTAGATATTCTTAAAAAAGCGGATAATGTCGTTTGGGCCAGTGGTCACGAGCATTCCTTGCAATATATCACCAATGAAAATGCGCATTATGTGGTGAGTGGTTCAGGAAGTAAAACTTCTCATGTGGTCAAAGGAAAAGGAACTCAGTTCTACAAGAAGGAGCAAGGTTTTGCGGAAGTAGCCTATGAAGATGCAGGAGCCGTAGAACTGACTTTTTGGTCTGGGGAATCAGAATCTGAGATTTATAGAAAAGAGCTGTATTCGAAGAATGTGATCACCGATCAGCAGGAGTTGGCCAATCGACCGGATTACAGCACACAGAAAATCACGATCCCGGCCAGTAAGCAATATGGAATCAGTAAAAAAGCCAGCTTCTGGTTGGGAGAGAATTACCGAAAAACCTGGGAGACGCCCATCGAAGTGCCATTTTTCGATGTGAATAAGGAATATGGTGGTTTGGAAATCTTGAAACGTGGTGGAGGTCGACAAACCCTGTCGTTGCGAATGGAGGCCGAGGATGGAAAACAATACGTATTGCGGTCGATTGAGAAAGATCCTTCACAATTGCTTCCTAAGACCTTGCGTAGAAGTTTTGCTGCGGATTTTCTTCAGGATCAGATTTCTTCTTCCCATCCTTATGGTGCATTGGCTGTTCCTAAGCTCGCTGACGCTGCAGGTGTGTATCATGCCAATCCGAAGCTGGTCTATGTACCATCCGATCCTGCCTTTGGCAAATTCCGTTATGCCTTTGAGGAGCAGATGTACCTCTACGAAGAGCGTCCTAATGATGTGGCAGCGAGCGCGCCCTTCTTTGGAGAAGGGGATGATGTGAAAGGTACCTTAGACCTACTGGATAAGGAAATCTACGAAGACAATGACAATTGGATTGATCAGCGGTTTGTGTTGCGCAGCCGGATGTTTGACATGCTCATTGGTGACTGGGATCGTCATGATGACCAGTGGCGTTGGGTAGGCAAGAAAAATGAAGACCGGGAGGGACGCAGGTATCGACCTATTCCGCGTGACCGTGACCAGGCCTTTTTCGTGACGGATGGCTTATTACCAAAACTTGCCGCGAGCAAATGGGCAGTTCCGTCTTCCGAGGGATTTGACGAAGAAGTGAACTGGGCGCCTGGCCTGAGCTGGAACATGCGCTGGTTTGATCGTTCTTTCATCAATGAGCCAGAATGGGAAGATTGGGATGTGGTAATCAGCGATATCCAGGCCAATGTGACCGATGATATCATTGATGAGGCCATCAAAGACCTGCCTAAAGAAACATATGAACTAACTGGTCCGGAGATCGCCAGAATCCTGAAGGTACGTCGGGAGAAGCTTAAAACCTTCGCACGTGAACTCTACGAGTATTTGTCTAAGGAAGTGGAAGTCGTAGGGACAAATAAGCATGAGCATTTCCTGGTCGAACGACTGAATGACAATGAAACCCGTGTAACCGTAACAAAGCGAACCAAAGATGGAGACCTGAAGCATCGGATGTATCAAAGAACCTTCCTGCACAATGAGACCCGAGAAATCCGATTATACGGACTTGGTGGGCAGGATGTATTTGACATTGAAGGGGATGTTCGACAAAGTCTGAAGGTGCGGATCATTGGAGGTAAGAAGAAGGATGTGATCAATGATCAGTCAACAGTCAAAAAAGGGGGTAAAAAGACCGTAGTGTATGACAAGATTGACAAGACGGTGATTACTTATGGCAAGGAGACCAAGTCTAAGTTGTCAGACAATCCGGAGGTGAATGCCTACAATCGTAAAGGCTATGTTTATGACAAAACTTTTCCATTAATAAGTGCTCAGTACAATCCGGATAATGGACTATACCTGGGTGGAGGATTCTTCATGTGGAAAGAAGGCTGGCGCAAGTCACCGCATGCGTCGCAGCATTTGTTGTTGGCCAACGCAGCCTTTGCGATCAACTCTTTCAATTTCAAGTATGATGGAAAGTTCTTTAATGTCCTTGGAAAGGCTGGCCTGGAGCTATTGGCCGAAATTCAGGAACCTTTCTTTGTGAGCAATTTCTTTGGGTATGGTAATGAGACCACCTGGGATTTCAACGGGGAAGACATTGCTTCATCTGAAGAAGACCCGATTGATTTCTACCGTCTGGAGACAGATCGAAGCATTTTTAGAGTAGGGTTGTTGCAACCTTTTGGAGGACGAGACCGAGGGTTGTTCAGGTTTGGGACGTTGATCCGGCAAGCAGAGGTAGAACGAGATGATAACCGATTTATCGATCAGATAGAAACAGGAGTTGACCCGGACAAAGTAGATCGCAATCACTTTTACTATGGCTTGGATTTTGGACTTAAGTTAGATACACGAGACAATGCGGCCATGACTACTCAGGGCATCCATCTTGATGCGAAACTTGAACATTTGTGGGGACTGAACAATGTATCGGAAGACCTGACCAGAGTCACCGGAAGTTTCTCCTTTTTCACGCCGATCAAGTATCCTGCTCGATTGGTCATAGCGAATCGTGTAGGGGTAGATCACATATTTGGAAATGACTTTGAGTTTTTTAATGCGTCGCAGCTTGGCGGCTGGACCAACCTAAGGGGCTTCAGAAGGAATCGCTTTTATGGGCAATCGGCCTTTTATCACAACCTGGATCTGAGATTGAAACTGTTCTCCTTCACGACCTACATTTTCCCTGGACAATTCGGCATCCTGGCCTTTCAGGATGTGGGAAGGGTATGGATTGAGGGAGAGAATTCTGATACCTGGCACGTCGGCCGTGGAATTGGCGCTTACATTGCCCCACTTGACGTCACGGCCATTTCCTTCAACTGGACCTTCACTGACGAAGAGGATTTGTTCTCGGTGAGGTTTGGGTGGTTTTTCTAG
- a CDS encoding HAMP domain-containing sensor histidine kinase codes for MQNAPIRILIVLATVALAGIIASQMYWVNMALSNENQQFDHSVQMALNNVVEGLCQIEGNDIPLNNPIDRISNNYYIVRTNNRINLESLEYLLKAELEKRAVTQDFEYGLYDCESDRMVYGDLVQLSSSPPIEKKSLFPELKGEAYYFGIYFPGRARGFFRDLQFWQITTMLVIIVILFMGYGLFVILKQKRLRDIQRDFVNNVTHEFKTPIATLKIASEVFANADREQPERLKKYGAIAHLETQRLEGQVSQLLKNSLLERKPKIEKVKLEVRAILDRVVQTLKPVADAAGKTIICNETNEPMYVLGNSDMLEAVFYNLLDNSIKYGGDKIEIEILKDNQHVQMVIGDNGPGIPKAYRSKVWKKFFRVPTGNVHDVKGFGLGLYMVNNIMKNHRGSIVLNNQQGNSFQLKFKLA; via the coding sequence ATGCAAAACGCACCCATACGCATACTGATTGTTTTGGCCACCGTGGCGCTGGCAGGGATCATTGCGTCTCAGATGTATTGGGTGAACATGGCCTTGTCAAATGAGAATCAGCAATTTGATCACTCGGTGCAAATGGCCCTCAATAATGTGGTGGAAGGGCTCTGTCAGATTGAAGGCAATGACATTCCACTGAACAATCCCATCGATCGTATCTCCAATAACTACTACATCGTACGTACCAATAACCGGATCAATCTGGAATCACTGGAGTATCTGCTCAAGGCAGAGCTGGAGAAAAGAGCGGTCACGCAAGATTTCGAATATGGTCTCTACGATTGTGAAAGTGATCGGATGGTATATGGAGATCTTGTTCAACTGTCTTCCAGCCCTCCGATAGAAAAAAAATCCCTGTTCCCGGAATTAAAGGGGGAGGCTTATTATTTTGGGATTTACTTTCCGGGAAGGGCCCGGGGCTTTTTTCGAGACCTTCAGTTCTGGCAGATCACAACGATGCTGGTCATTATCGTAATTCTTTTCATGGGGTACGGGTTGTTTGTGATTCTGAAGCAGAAGCGTCTGCGTGACATTCAACGAGACTTTGTCAACAATGTCACCCATGAGTTCAAAACACCGATCGCTACGCTTAAAATCGCTTCTGAAGTGTTTGCAAATGCAGATAGGGAACAGCCGGAGCGGCTCAAAAAATACGGCGCTATAGCACACCTTGAAACACAACGACTGGAAGGTCAGGTGAGCCAATTGCTGAAGAATAGTTTACTTGAAAGAAAGCCTAAGATTGAAAAAGTAAAACTAGAGGTGCGAGCTATTCTGGACCGGGTTGTACAGACACTGAAACCGGTGGCAGATGCTGCCGGAAAGACGATCATTTGTAATGAGACAAATGAACCCATGTATGTGCTGGGCAATTCTGATATGCTTGAAGCCGTCTTTTACAATTTGTTGGATAATAGCATCAAGTACGGTGGGGATAAGATTGAAATTGAGATCCTTAAAGATAATCAGCACGTTCAGATGGTGATCGGCGACAATGGACCGGGAATTCCCAAAGCCTACCGCAGCAAAGTGTGGAAAAAGTTCTTTCGGGTTCCGACTGGAAATGTCCATGACGTCAAGGGATTTGGCCTCGGACTGTACATGGTGAACAACATCATGAAGAATCATAGAGGGAGCATCGTGCTGAATAATCAGCAGGGCAATTCCTTCCAACTTAAATTCAAATTGGCATGA